From the Sporosarcina luteola genome, one window contains:
- the mgsA gene encoding methylglyoxal synthase, with protein MEVLLLNIALIAHDQKKDEMVNFTIAYEHVFSKFELYATGTTGKRIMKETGLKVHRMMSGPLGGDQQIGAMIATGKLDLILFFRDPLTAQPHEPDVSALLRLCDVYGIPLATNIATAELLIAAVERGYFTWRDTADKYRSKELDPIED; from the coding sequence ATGGAGGTGCTTCTTTTGAACATTGCACTCATTGCCCATGATCAGAAAAAAGATGAAATGGTGAATTTCACGATTGCGTACGAACACGTATTTTCGAAATTTGAGTTGTATGCAACAGGCACTACCGGTAAACGAATCATGAAGGAGACAGGCCTTAAAGTTCACCGCATGATGTCCGGACCTTTAGGCGGGGACCAGCAAATCGGAGCGATGATCGCCACTGGAAAGCTGGACTTGATTCTGTTCTTCCGCGATCCATTGACCGCACAGCCCCATGAGCCTGATGTTAGCGCATTATTGCGACTTTGTGATGTATACGGAATACCGCTCGCTACGAATATCGCGACTGCCGAATTATTGATTGCGGCGGTGGAAAGAGGATATTTCACTTGGCGGGACACAGCAGATAAATACAGATCAAAAGAACTTGATCCCATAGAGGATTAA
- a CDS encoding ABC transporter permease: protein MREFWIIFKQAFTSKAKSKSFIITTALMIAGIFLLSNISKIIDTVQNVTGAGDSQEVLQVVDESGIIVDRLQSQLEAGEYDISVKAATESEAALADKVSSGEIESFLALSVDEHGTIHANYTTMSMIDFSIPRRIQEALQSIQTELKAEELSLTGAQVQTLFTPIQFEQKNVSRSAKSEEELGQARVLVYVLMFVIYFAVILYSSMIAMDVANEKSSRVMEILISSVSPVKHMFAKVLGIGSLGILQILIYGVAGFIALKTSSTEVPGEFSDFLSIQDVSISTLVYAAVFFLLGYFLYATLAALLGSLVSRTEDVQQMIMPMSLLIVAAFLIAMTGLGNPEVGYVTYSSYFPFFAPLVMFLRVGMLDLPLWEPLLSIAIMLLTIFILGWFGARVYRGGVLMYGPSRSLKDIKKAIQLGKE from the coding sequence ATGCGTGAGTTTTGGATCATCTTTAAACAGGCATTTACGTCAAAGGCAAAATCCAAGTCCTTCATTATTACTACTGCACTCATGATTGCAGGTATATTCCTGCTCTCAAATATATCAAAGATCATCGATACGGTGCAAAATGTAACCGGAGCAGGAGATTCACAAGAAGTCCTTCAAGTCGTGGATGAGAGCGGCATCATCGTTGACAGACTTCAATCGCAGTTGGAAGCAGGAGAATACGATATTTCAGTCAAAGCGGCTACTGAATCGGAGGCAGCTCTTGCTGATAAAGTATCTTCTGGCGAGATCGAGTCATTCCTAGCTCTTTCAGTTGATGAACATGGTACAATCCATGCTAATTATACGACAATGAGCATGATTGACTTTTCAATACCGCGACGCATCCAGGAGGCATTGCAATCAATTCAGACTGAACTGAAAGCCGAGGAGCTTTCACTGACAGGTGCACAAGTGCAAACGTTGTTTACACCGATCCAGTTTGAGCAGAAGAATGTTTCGAGGTCTGCAAAATCGGAAGAGGAACTTGGCCAGGCGAGAGTCCTCGTCTATGTCCTCATGTTTGTCATCTATTTTGCAGTCATCTTGTATTCGAGCATGATTGCGATGGATGTAGCGAACGAAAAATCTTCGAGAGTGATGGAAATCCTCATCTCGAGTGTCTCACCTGTGAAGCATATGTTTGCAAAGGTGCTAGGTATCGGATCACTAGGGATTTTACAGATCCTCATTTATGGAGTAGCAGGCTTTATCGCCTTAAAGACGTCTTCTACGGAAGTGCCTGGCGAGTTTTCCGATTTCTTGAGCATACAGGATGTTAGCATCAGCACATTAGTATACGCAGCAGTGTTCTTCCTGCTCGGCTATTTCCTTTATGCAACACTTGCCGCATTATTAGGTTCTTTGGTCAGCAGGACGGAAGATGTCCAGCAAATGATCATGCCGATGTCCTTACTCATCGTGGCGGCATTCCTCATTGCCATGACGGGCTTGGGCAATCCCGAAGTCGGCTATGTCACGTATTCATCGTACTTCCCGTTCTTTGCACCACTCGTCATGTTTTTACGGGTAGGTATGCTCGATCTTCCTTTGTGGGAACCGTTGCTGTCAATCGCCATTATGCTGTTGACGATTTTCATCCTCGGTTGGTTCGGAGCGAGAGTGTACCGTGGCGGCGTCCTCATGTATGGACCTTCACGTTCACTGAAAGACATCAAAAAAGCGATTCAATTAGGGAAAGAGTGA
- a CDS encoding enoyl-CoA hydratase produces the protein MLYSTIELIMEGRLARLTMNRPDSMNAMDDTMMGELADAFESLSSNDEVQVLIINGAGRTFSAGGDIKKMIDPNAPMDIEKVMINVSRLAKALYELPQITIAAIHGSAAGLGFSLALGCDAVIAEENSKLAMNFIGIGLVPDGAGHFFLKERIGVPQAKQLIWSGEVMRAETAKEKGLIDQIVPDGSVSQASDALAQQFLSAPIAAMLASKKILHEQKIGELENVLRMESEQQVAMRKTKDHLEGINAFVGKRKPAFVGE, from the coding sequence ATCTTGTATTCTACAATCGAATTGATAATGGAAGGCCGGCTTGCGCGGCTGACGATGAACAGGCCGGACTCCATGAATGCAATGGATGACACGATGATGGGAGAACTGGCTGATGCCTTCGAATCTCTTTCATCCAATGATGAAGTTCAAGTGTTGATTATTAATGGTGCTGGACGCACATTCTCGGCGGGCGGGGACATTAAGAAAATGATTGATCCCAATGCGCCAATGGATATCGAAAAAGTGATGATCAATGTGTCGCGTCTCGCAAAAGCGTTATACGAACTTCCGCAAATTACGATTGCCGCAATCCACGGATCTGCTGCAGGACTCGGTTTCAGCTTGGCGCTCGGTTGCGATGCCGTTATTGCTGAAGAGAATAGTAAACTCGCAATGAATTTCATTGGTATCGGGCTTGTGCCTGACGGGGCCGGCCATTTCTTCTTAAAAGAGCGGATCGGAGTGCCGCAAGCTAAGCAACTCATCTGGTCTGGGGAAGTGATGCGCGCGGAAACCGCTAAGGAGAAAGGGCTCATCGACCAAATCGTTCCGGACGGAAGCGTCAGTCAAGCATCTGATGCGCTAGCCCAACAGTTTCTGTCTGCTCCAATCGCGGCAATGCTTGCTTCCAAAAAGATATTACATGAGCAAAAGATTGGTGAATTGGAAAATGTATTACGCATGGAAAGCGAACAGCAAGTCGCGATGCGCAAGACAAAGGATCATTTAGAAGGAATCAATGCATTTGTAGGAAAACGAAAGCCTGCATTTGTAGGAGAATAA
- a CDS encoding ABC transporter ATP-binding protein yields MSLQLENVTKRFGDFTAVDHLNLTVDKGSMYGFLGANGAGKTTTFRMILGLLNANEGHITWNDKTISYATSPEIGYLPEERGLYPKMKVEDQLIFLGELRGMKKADAKKSIDYWLERFEVSQNKNKKVEELSKGNQQKIQVIAALMHDPKLLILDEPFSGLDPVNVEMLKKAITDFRNNGATILFSSHRMDHVEELCEKLSIIHHGKQIVSGSLRDVKRSFDRQNVRIRSDYDLTGLGSVPGVLSVAHSVEGAVFQIEDEKVANDLLSAALEAGPLRHFEIEEPSLQDIFIAKVGKEYA; encoded by the coding sequence ATGTCATTGCAACTTGAAAACGTAACGAAGCGGTTCGGGGATTTCACCGCTGTCGATCATTTGAATCTAACCGTGGATAAAGGCTCCATGTACGGATTCCTTGGCGCAAACGGGGCGGGTAAGACGACTACGTTCCGGATGATTCTAGGATTATTGAACGCGAATGAAGGTCATATCACTTGGAACGATAAAACAATCTCTTATGCAACGAGTCCTGAAATCGGCTATTTGCCTGAAGAGCGGGGACTGTATCCCAAGATGAAAGTTGAAGATCAGCTCATTTTCCTTGGCGAGCTGCGCGGGATGAAAAAGGCGGATGCGAAGAAGTCGATCGATTATTGGCTCGAACGGTTCGAAGTTTCCCAAAACAAGAACAAAAAAGTGGAAGAGCTGTCGAAAGGGAACCAGCAGAAGATTCAAGTTATCGCAGCACTTATGCATGATCCGAAACTGCTCATCCTCGATGAACCGTTCTCGGGCCTTGATCCGGTGAACGTAGAAATGTTGAAGAAAGCGATCACCGATTTCAGGAATAACGGCGCGACGATCCTATTTTCCAGCCACAGGATGGACCATGTGGAAGAATTATGCGAGAAGCTGAGCATCATCCATCACGGCAAACAGATTGTAAGCGGCTCGCTCCGGGATGTGAAACGCTCATTCGATAGGCAAAATGTGCGAATTCGTTCCGATTATGATCTGACGGGACTCGGCAGCGTGCCGGGAGTCCTTTCCGTCGCCCATTCGGTCGAAGGAGCTGTATTCCAAATCGAGGATGAAAAAGTCGCGAACGATTTGCTTTCTGCTGCATTGGAAGCGGGGCCTCTCCGTCATTTTGAAATCGAAGAGCCTTCCTTGCAAGACATATTCATCGCAAAGGTGGGGAAAGAATATGCGTGA
- a CDS encoding STAS domain-containing protein: protein MTNELKNALNRFIQENGESFEEELLFEASTVRAKINTILEVGNIDLINNAHKLVSYALENKLDELRQFAKVEGIAWATHSLTLSFKLEWVQAIRRTLWTFLQRYIAENNAEIKFFQLERQINSSIDQFLNAFFISYSAYKDELLKAQRDLVENLSVPIIPITPTVCILPIIGSIDYYRAKVMEEKVLTEVGRLHIQTLLMDLSGIADMEAEVIDQLKKIIDGAAMMGCSTAITGLRPDVVRSMVRLGVQFERNTQMVGTLQQALSIYFTN from the coding sequence ATGACAAACGAACTTAAAAATGCATTGAATAGATTCATCCAAGAAAACGGGGAGAGTTTTGAAGAGGAATTATTATTCGAAGCGTCAACAGTTAGGGCGAAAATTAATACGATCCTTGAGGTAGGCAACATTGACTTAATTAACAATGCACATAAACTTGTCAGTTATGCTTTGGAAAATAAATTGGATGAGCTTCGGCAATTCGCCAAAGTGGAAGGAATTGCTTGGGCAACCCATTCATTGACACTGTCGTTCAAATTGGAGTGGGTCCAGGCGATCCGAAGGACACTTTGGACATTCCTTCAACGATATATCGCTGAAAACAATGCGGAAATCAAGTTCTTTCAGTTGGAGAGACAGATTAACAGCTCTATCGATCAATTCCTGAATGCGTTTTTCATTAGTTACTCTGCCTATAAGGATGAGCTGTTGAAGGCGCAAAGGGATTTGGTTGAAAACCTATCCGTGCCTATCATCCCGATCACCCCGACTGTTTGCATTCTGCCTATAATTGGCTCAATCGATTATTACAGGGCGAAAGTGATGGAAGAGAAGGTATTGACGGAAGTCGGCCGATTACATATTCAAACATTGCTGATGGACCTATCTGGAATCGCGGACATGGAAGCTGAAGTGATTGATCAGTTGAAGAAGATCATTGACGGGGCGGCGATGATGGGATGTTCGACTGCAATTACTGGATTAAGGCCGGATGTCGTCCGTAGCATGGTACGTCTCGGCGTACAGTTCGAGAGGAATACGCAAATGGTCGGAACGCTTCAACAAGCTCTGAGCATTTATTTTACAAATTAA
- a CDS encoding DNA repair exonuclease gives MSTIRFLHTADLHLDSPFKGMTGLPPARLNELRESTFTAFNRFIDYAVETSPDFIVIVGDLYDGEDRSLRAQRKFQDGMEKLHEAEIPVYITYGNHDHLSGNWTRFELPPNVHEFSGDVEEVSLTVRGMDVVLHGFSYPNRHVREEMISNYPTASDNQSFHIGLLHGSLAGNESHAVYSPFTIGELQSKHYDYWALGHIHVRQHLSEDPPIVYPGNIQGRHRNESGEKGFFDVELSKSEAILTFIPTSAVHFGKIQIPCVDIRHANEWLAVCEDALLSFVSEHGPSVVDVEILNLDEETAAFFAQTAEDIWLETIREILDMHEPFVWVQRLTVLNTFHRQENNSLLESVLGQVDSWSENDWKHVLGDVYQHVRTARYLDPLKEEDIKDLRNEVEKLLLNELPTVLEVNR, from the coding sequence TTGTCTACAATCCGTTTTCTCCATACGGCTGATTTGCATCTCGACAGTCCATTCAAAGGGATGACAGGACTGCCGCCAGCACGTTTGAATGAATTGCGGGAGAGCACGTTCACCGCATTTAACCGATTTATTGACTATGCCGTGGAAACGTCTCCGGACTTCATTGTAATTGTAGGAGATTTATATGATGGCGAAGACCGTAGCTTACGTGCACAGCGGAAGTTCCAAGATGGAATGGAAAAGTTGCATGAAGCGGAAATTCCTGTCTATATCACGTATGGGAACCATGATCATCTGAGTGGGAATTGGACCCGTTTCGAACTGCCGCCAAATGTCCACGAGTTTTCCGGTGACGTGGAAGAAGTATCATTGACGGTGAGAGGCATGGACGTTGTGCTCCACGGCTTCAGTTATCCGAATAGGCATGTCCGGGAAGAAATGATCAGCAACTACCCGACTGCGTCGGATAATCAATCCTTCCATATCGGACTATTGCACGGCAGTCTAGCCGGAAATGAATCGCATGCGGTCTACTCGCCTTTCACAATCGGGGAGCTGCAGTCGAAGCATTATGATTACTGGGCACTTGGCCATATCCATGTACGCCAACACTTATCGGAAGATCCGCCGATTGTCTATCCGGGGAATATCCAAGGACGCCACCGGAATGAATCGGGTGAAAAAGGTTTTTTCGATGTAGAGCTTAGTAAATCGGAGGCGATCTTGACATTCATTCCGACATCAGCCGTTCATTTTGGGAAAATCCAAATTCCTTGTGTCGATATCCGGCATGCGAATGAATGGCTTGCCGTCTGTGAGGATGCGCTACTTTCATTCGTTTCCGAACATGGGCCGTCTGTCGTCGATGTTGAAATTCTCAATCTCGACGAGGAAACCGCCGCCTTTTTTGCACAAACAGCCGAAGACATATGGCTGGAAACTATCCGTGAAATATTGGATATGCATGAACCTTTTGTGTGGGTACAGCGTTTGACCGTACTAAACACTTTCCATAGGCAAGAAAACAATTCGCTCCTGGAATCCGTCCTTGGACAAGTCGACAGCTGGTCAGAAAACGATTGGAAACATGTGCTTGGAGACGTTTATCAACATGTCCGGACAGCGCGATACCTTGACCCGTTGAAGGAAGAAGATATAAAAGATTTACGGAATGAAGTTGAGAAACTCCTGTTGAATGAATTGCCGACAGTGCTGGAGGTGAATAGATGA
- a CDS encoding ATP-binding protein codes for MKIRKLVIYGFGKHENKTIDFRDGINVIYGHNEAGKTTIQQFIVQTLFGFPQKNSAQLRYEPKAGGKFGGQVHLHDEVYGNCIVERVQGKSSGDVTVYFEDGTTGGEEAVKALVRQYDRASFESIFSFSILQLQGFERMDETELSRTLLSSGTTGVDTLLRVEKKMEKEMGDLFKKSGRNPEMNVRAIELKEMEKELKSEQERMATFAPKMDRIHEIEREWLEAKAAYESLRDQYRALELELQLLPLRERKRNLARRLDEVRKSSFPSDGIRRFEMISGRLTELEAKKRGLSAELTAMAEKIPTYPRPEMLTEMERLLAREPEWHEWRSAVGSIHERLTQLNLKRMRLLDRLGLDTSDELLQADVSIHQEEFLYGQLQELNDMNQQIGYIDRQLTQLENELRDIRTDQLSLQKNSPTEAEKKQAEEWPSIRRRLAEAKAYVHMSRSSRDDGNPQLLWMVLLVAAAISIVGLIGDQWIVVGLGACLAVIAALSKIGKRSDQPSLKNVEMERFINEYAGQEAEMEALIVKVQDYEQRHSLLEEAAKANERKMGVLEEEYGAIVQEKERLEQSISEFFVAYGLRKIPNPGILHEFFGMARSLQEIERELEDAARQSAEIQDKIRMRQTEVERLVPAGASESSIYEKLRSDYLSVKEKAQAFKALTQKIEETQMQKQEVGELLSSLRSQQQDLFTEAGVETEEQYYKAYADYQESLTLMQQLEDIESQLSVHGAGEDVSGRSEGELREEVHEVERRLADLEEIMNSFVKEKASLEVETEKLLTDDSYQRKQQLFEMKKAEFGELAKQWSVRQAVVEAIKGMMEELKEKKLPEVLNGAEKLFSELTGGTYMSLALSENGYFHAVAQDGRRYPIIELSQATKEQAYIALRLSLAAAKEKTAPFPLVMDDPFVHFDEMRSSRMFKIMERLSAKHQFIYFTCHDKIVEYWTNATIINVSDIGSAKGAMIR; via the coding sequence ATGAAAATTCGAAAGTTAGTCATTTACGGCTTCGGGAAGCATGAAAACAAGACAATCGATTTCCGTGACGGCATAAATGTAATTTACGGCCACAATGAAGCGGGCAAGACGACAATCCAGCAATTCATCGTGCAGACGCTTTTTGGCTTTCCGCAAAAGAATAGCGCACAGCTTCGATATGAACCGAAAGCAGGCGGTAAATTTGGCGGTCAAGTCCATTTGCATGATGAAGTTTATGGAAATTGCATCGTAGAACGGGTGCAAGGAAAATCATCTGGTGACGTCACCGTCTATTTCGAGGATGGCACGACAGGCGGCGAAGAAGCTGTAAAAGCATTGGTACGGCAATATGACCGGGCTTCATTTGAATCAATTTTTTCGTTCTCTATTCTTCAATTGCAAGGCTTCGAACGGATGGACGAGACCGAATTAAGCCGGACGCTCCTCTCTTCGGGCACAACAGGTGTCGACACATTATTGCGTGTTGAAAAAAAGATGGAGAAGGAAATGGGGGATTTATTCAAGAAATCTGGCCGTAATCCTGAAATGAACGTCCGGGCCATCGAGTTGAAGGAGATGGAGAAAGAGCTGAAAAGTGAACAGGAGCGGATGGCAACCTTTGCTCCGAAAATGGATAGGATCCATGAAATAGAAAGGGAATGGCTAGAAGCGAAAGCGGCATATGAATCGTTGCGGGACCAATATCGTGCACTCGAACTGGAGCTGCAATTATTGCCGTTGAGAGAGCGGAAGCGTAACCTTGCAAGAAGGCTGGACGAAGTACGGAAATCTTCCTTTCCGTCTGACGGCATACGTCGATTTGAGATGATCAGCGGCAGATTGACGGAGCTGGAGGCGAAGAAGCGCGGTCTGAGTGCTGAGCTAACGGCAATGGCGGAGAAAATCCCTACTTATCCGCGTCCCGAAATGCTTACGGAAATGGAGCGATTGCTTGCACGAGAGCCGGAATGGCATGAGTGGCGGTCAGCTGTTGGCTCCATCCATGAAAGGTTAACTCAGCTGAATTTGAAGAGGATGCGCCTGCTCGATCGATTAGGCTTGGATACATCGGACGAGCTGTTGCAGGCCGACGTTTCGATTCATCAGGAAGAGTTTCTATACGGACAACTGCAGGAACTGAATGATATGAATCAACAGATCGGGTATATAGATCGGCAGCTTACCCAATTGGAGAACGAACTTCGCGACATTCGAACCGACCAGCTTTCATTGCAAAAGAATTCCCCTACGGAAGCGGAAAAGAAACAAGCTGAAGAGTGGCCGTCGATCCGAAGGCGATTGGCTGAAGCGAAAGCGTATGTACACATGAGCCGCTCAAGCCGGGATGATGGAAACCCGCAACTGCTTTGGATGGTTCTACTTGTCGCAGCTGCCATCTCCATTGTAGGGTTGATCGGGGACCAATGGATAGTCGTCGGACTTGGTGCGTGCCTAGCGGTCATTGCCGCACTTTCAAAAATAGGCAAGCGCAGCGATCAGCCGTCACTCAAGAATGTTGAAATGGAGCGTTTCATTAACGAATATGCAGGACAGGAAGCGGAGATGGAAGCGCTCATCGTAAAAGTGCAAGACTATGAACAGAGGCACAGCTTGCTAGAAGAGGCAGCCAAGGCGAATGAACGGAAGATGGGTGTGCTGGAGGAAGAGTATGGGGCAATCGTGCAAGAGAAGGAACGTCTCGAACAATCAATAAGCGAATTCTTTGTTGCCTATGGCCTGCGGAAAATCCCGAATCCGGGCATCCTTCATGAGTTTTTCGGCATGGCACGCTCGTTGCAGGAAATAGAACGCGAGCTGGAAGACGCTGCACGCCAATCTGCAGAGATACAAGACAAAATCCGCATGAGGCAAACAGAGGTCGAACGGCTTGTTCCGGCGGGGGCATCCGAATCGTCGATCTATGAGAAATTGCGGTCTGACTATCTGTCTGTAAAAGAAAAAGCGCAAGCGTTTAAAGCCTTAACGCAGAAGATTGAAGAAACCCAAATGCAGAAACAGGAAGTGGGAGAGCTGCTATCTTCCTTGCGCAGTCAACAACAAGATTTATTCACAGAAGCTGGAGTAGAGACGGAAGAGCAGTATTACAAAGCTTATGCCGACTATCAGGAATCGTTGACGTTGATGCAGCAACTTGAAGATATCGAATCCCAGTTGTCAGTGCATGGCGCTGGTGAGGATGTTAGCGGCCGTTCGGAAGGAGAGCTCCGAGAAGAAGTCCATGAAGTTGAAAGACGTCTAGCAGACCTCGAAGAAATAATGAATTCGTTTGTGAAAGAAAAAGCCTCATTGGAAGTTGAAACGGAGAAGCTGTTGACGGATGACTCCTATCAGCGGAAACAACAACTGTTTGAAATGAAGAAGGCGGAGTTTGGCGAGCTTGCGAAACAATGGTCGGTCCGCCAAGCGGTTGTTGAAGCGATTAAAGGCATGATGGAGGAATTAAAGGAGAAGAAGCTGCCCGAAGTGCTAAATGGAGCGGAAAAACTGTTTAGTGAACTGACGGGAGGCACTTACATGTCACTCGCATTATCGGAAAATGGATACTTCCATGCCGTTGCCCAAGATGGAAGGCGGTATCCAATTATTGAACTTAGCCAGGCGACAAAGGAACAGGCGTATATTGCTTTGCGCTTGTCGCTTGCAGCCGCAAAAGAAAAAACGGCACCTTTTCCACTAGTAATGGATGATCCTTTTGTCCACTTTGACGAAATGAGATCATCACGTATGTTTAAAATAATGGAGCGGCTAAGTGCGAAGCATCAGTTCATCTATTTCACATGTCATGATAAGATAGTAGAATACTGGACAAATGCTACGATTATTAACGTTTCCGACATTGGAAGCGCCAAGGGGGCGATGATAAGGTGA
- a CDS encoding helix-turn-helix transcriptional regulator: MNNLIKEMRTEMGLTQDDLAERLEVSRQTIISLEKGRYNPSLILAFKIARLFNCRIEDIFQPEEE; the protein is encoded by the coding sequence CTGAATAACTTGATTAAGGAAATGCGTACTGAAATGGGATTGACGCAGGATGATCTTGCGGAGAGGTTGGAAGTGTCGAGACAGACAATTATCTCTCTCGAAAAGGGAAGGTATAATCCTTCGCTAATTTTGGCCTTTAAAATCGCAAGGCTCTTTAATTGCCGTATTGAAGATATTTTTCAACCGGAGGAGGAATGA
- a CDS encoding YhzD family protein, whose product MRTYKLTAYEKTGKLITEETFTADNDETAKEKGHALLEEKNLLEQTHRLASPAGKLLLFHV is encoded by the coding sequence TTGAGAACTTATAAATTGACGGCTTACGAGAAGACAGGAAAGTTAATTACAGAAGAAACGTTCACGGCAGATAATGATGAAACGGCAAAAGAAAAAGGCCATGCATTGCTCGAAGAAAAAAATCTTCTTGAACAAACACATCGCCTTGCTTCGCCCGCAGGAAAACTTTTGCTATTTCATGTCTGA